One stretch of Tepiditoga spiralis DNA includes these proteins:
- the cheD gene encoding chemoreceptor glutamine deamidase/glutamate methylesterase CheD — protein sequence MSKKIIGIGEYASVKGEEVIVTLGLGSCVGVCIRDKTKKVGGMVHVMLPDSGGKPSPKPGKYADTGIDLVLDEMKKNGSSLTTLEAKIAGGASMFGNTSKTMDIGKRNALAVKAKLKEKGIRIIAEDTGGNRARSIEYNPSNGELLIKKVGGGEKVELYKI from the coding sequence ATGAGTAAAAAAATAATAGGTATTGGAGAATACGCTAGTGTTAAAGGAGAAGAAGTTATAGTTACACTTGGTCTTGGATCATGTGTAGGTGTTTGTATAAGAGATAAGACTAAGAAGGTTGGTGGAATGGTACATGTGATGCTTCCAGATAGTGGAGGTAAACCTTCACCAAAACCAGGAAAGTATGCTGATACTGGGATAGATTTGGTATTAGATGAAATGAAAAAAAATGGTAGTTCATTAACTACTTTAGAAGCTAAAATAGCTGGTGGTGCTTCTATGTTTGGAAATACAAGTAAAACTATGGATATTGGAAAAAGGAATGCTTTAGCAGTTAAAGCAAAGCTAAAAGAAAAAGGAATAAGAATTATAGCTGAAGATACTGGAGGAAATAGAGCAAGAAGTATAGAGTATAATCCGTCAAATGGAGAACTTTTAATAAAAAAAGTTGGTGGAGGCGAAAAAGTAGAACTATATAAAATATAA
- a CDS encoding PAS domain-containing sensor histidine kinase yields MKKKSLAVSISFEIALSATIFLFIIILISKDWWEMIYLPIIYIFFKILVYFSVEKKLYSIINRATSKKYGRIYSGIFRELEELIGGYKTIIDRERNDFKDYYSRFNTIFNNINFGILFINNEMRVESINKKFNELFHFINVKPGMLFFDILKQSNIKFPLITGRYEVYSKKMRKNFNVSVNKKEDYIIIIFDDITDIKKMKKSLELSKNFSRMGEIIGDISHGLKTPVARVKMAYQMYSMFKDKESFETLGKEIDNLNTFTKSTIELFKEENIKMKLEEIDLESFIKVIEREYKKNYSNICFEFVTKEKILKVNKTLFSSFLKNLIQNSIDSIHEKYIIKNFNPKIKILIKKKKDKIKILFYDNGKGMDKYTIENYLKPYYTTKKNGSGMGSIFIEKFIVMYNGNIEIKSIVEKMTLIKVEING; encoded by the coding sequence ATGAAAAAAAAGAGTTTGGCAGTTTCTATATCATTTGAAATTGCTTTATCTGCAACTATATTCTTATTTATAATAATATTAATTTCTAAAGATTGGTGGGAAATGATATATCTACCAATTATTTATATTTTCTTTAAAATTTTAGTTTATTTTAGTGTTGAAAAAAAATTATATAGTATAATAAACAGGGCAACGTCTAAAAAATATGGAAGAATTTATAGTGGTATTTTTAGGGAGTTAGAAGAATTAATAGGTGGATATAAAACTATTATAGATAGAGAAAGAAATGATTTTAAAGATTATTATAGTAGATTCAATACAATTTTTAATAATATAAATTTTGGAATACTTTTTATAAATAATGAAATGAGAGTTGAAAGTATAAATAAAAAATTTAATGAATTATTTCATTTTATAAATGTTAAACCAGGTATGTTATTCTTTGATATTTTAAAACAATCAAACATAAAATTTCCTTTAATAACAGGTAGATATGAAGTGTATTCTAAAAAAATGAGAAAGAATTTTAATGTTAGTGTTAATAAAAAAGAAGATTATATAATTATAATTTTTGATGACATAACAGATATAAAAAAAATGAAAAAAAGTCTTGAACTATCTAAAAATTTTTCAAGAATGGGAGAAATAATAGGAGATATTTCTCATGGATTAAAAACGCCTGTTGCAAGAGTTAAAATGGCATATCAAATGTATTCAATGTTTAAAGACAAAGAAAGTTTTGAAACTTTGGGAAAAGAAATAGATAATTTAAACACGTTCACCAAAAGTACAATAGAATTATTTAAAGAAGAGAATATTAAAATGAAATTAGAAGAAATAGATTTAGAAAGTTTTATTAAAGTTATAGAAAGAGAATATAAAAAAAATTATTCAAATATATGTTTTGAATTTGTAACGAAAGAAAAAATTTTAAAAGTAAATAAGACTTTGTTTTCTTCATTTTTAAAAAATCTCATTCAAAATTCTATTGATTCAATACATGAAAAATATATTATAAAAAATTTTAATCCTAAAATAAAAATACTTATAAAAAAGAAAAAAGACAAAATTAAAATATTATTTTATGATAATGGAAAAGGAATGGATAAATATACAATAGAAAATTATTTAAAACCATATTATACAACTAAAAAAAATGGAAGTGGTATGGGAAGTATATTTATTGAAAAGTTTATTGTAATGTATAATGGTAATATTGAAATAAAAAGCATTGTAGAAAAAATGACTTTGATAAAAGTCGAAATTAATGGGTGA
- a CDS encoding DEAD/DEAH box helicase, which yields MFNIKNLINKIDKNKNNVIIIPEYSKFEVEDEVLYYPDSDIFPFEEFDISSEIKSKRLKTLYELKNKKNNIIITTLHAITRYTIPLKHYYIKRIENNFEDILYELGYTYKNEVREFGEYSKRGFIRDIFLPISNNPIRIELFDNDIERINLFDSFTQKSIKNVSYFDLIPGSEVYRFKENIELVENRINRIQKNLKTDDEVSIEALYSIPGIFHKDKNTLFSYLENNTDFYLINKKDILKSFSEKEKENIEVCDTNLKKAIYKEFSGISIDFLKDLKYKEYKVNFKNNVILKKEKVKYDMEEIPLIDWEDLKENDYVVHSDYGIGLYKGIKTKETILGIREYIIVEYSNSSRVFVPVERLDKLSKFIGDTSKIKISNLSGKRWQSKKKKVEKNIREKLNELKEIYAKRENSKGISLIGDKELEEKFVNTFSHIETADQIRSINEVKKDLESLKPMDRLLVGDAGFGKTEIAMRAAFKAVVSNYQTLLLAPTTILAKQHYQTFKERMDPFGVNIELITRYKTISEKENLYKKIKNGNVDIIIGTHSLFSKKIDVKNLGLVIIDEEQKFGVLQKEKFKKIQIGVNILMMSATPIPRTMYKSMSGLQEISTISTPPFGRIPIQTYVGLYSKKIVRKALLREKSRSGQSIFIHNRVQDIENIYSELKSIVPELKVKYVHGRMKKSKFIDIINDFYSNKIDVLLATTIIENGIDVPNANTLIVDDSFRYGISQLYQIKGRVGRTNKRAFAYFMYRNQLLNEDSKKRLESIKRFNEPGSGLKLALRDLEIRGYGDLLGLEQKGHINTIGLHLYKNILEKIMLEEKVTDDEKINLEFTDIIGIKGNMIIPENYINNSIERMRIYRRISICKSENEVISIKNEIEDRFGRLPKEIKTLFDYAIVRVKATKLKIEKIEIGNGYILFKYNKGAIPKIENFLKHSKSKFHSKTNEIICYGTDDEIKFLNKVLR from the coding sequence TTGTTTAATATTAAAAATTTAATAAATAAAATAGATAAAAATAAAAATAATGTGATTATTATACCAGAATATTCAAAATTTGAAGTTGAAGATGAAGTTTTGTATTATCCTGATTCTGATATTTTTCCATTTGAAGAATTTGATATTTCTTCAGAAATAAAATCAAAGAGATTAAAAACTTTGTATGAATTAAAAAATAAAAAAAACAATATAATAATAACAACATTACATGCTATAACAAGGTATACAATACCATTAAAGCATTATTATATAAAAAGGATAGAGAATAATTTTGAAGACATATTATATGAATTAGGATATACATATAAAAACGAAGTTAGAGAGTTTGGAGAATATTCTAAAAGAGGATTTATAAGGGATATTTTTTTACCAATATCAAATAATCCAATAAGAATTGAATTGTTTGATAATGATATTGAAAGAATAAATCTTTTTGATAGTTTTACACAAAAGTCTATTAAGAATGTTAGTTATTTTGATTTAATTCCAGGTTCAGAAGTGTATAGATTTAAAGAAAATATAGAACTTGTAGAAAATAGAATCAATAGAATTCAAAAAAATTTAAAAACGGATGATGAGGTATCAATTGAAGCCCTTTATTCTATTCCGGGAATTTTTCATAAAGATAAAAATACATTGTTTTCATATTTAGAAAATAACACAGATTTTTATTTAATTAATAAAAAAGATATTTTAAAAAGTTTTTCTGAAAAAGAAAAAGAAAATATAGAAGTATGCGATACAAATTTGAAAAAAGCAATATACAAAGAATTTTCTGGGATATCTATAGATTTTTTAAAAGACTTGAAGTATAAAGAATACAAAGTGAATTTTAAAAATAATGTAATTTTAAAAAAAGAAAAAGTAAAGTATGATATGGAAGAAATTCCATTAATAGATTGGGAAGATTTGAAAGAAAATGATTATGTTGTGCACTCTGATTATGGAATAGGATTGTATAAAGGAATAAAAACTAAGGAAACAATTTTAGGGATAAGAGAGTATATAATAGTTGAATACTCTAATAGTTCAAGAGTGTTTGTACCAGTAGAACGTTTAGATAAACTTTCAAAATTTATTGGGGATACAAGTAAAATAAAGATTTCAAATCTTTCTGGAAAAAGATGGCAATCTAAAAAGAAAAAAGTAGAAAAAAATATAAGAGAAAAATTAAATGAGTTAAAAGAAATATATGCTAAAAGAGAAAATAGCAAAGGAATATCTTTAATTGGAGATAAAGAACTTGAAGAAAAATTTGTAAATACTTTTTCACATATTGAAACTGCAGATCAAATAAGGAGTATAAATGAAGTAAAAAAAGATTTAGAAAGTTTAAAACCAATGGATAGATTATTAGTTGGAGATGCTGGATTTGGTAAAACTGAAATTGCTATGAGAGCTGCATTTAAAGCAGTAGTATCAAATTATCAAACTTTATTGTTAGCTCCAACTACTATACTGGCTAAACAGCATTATCAAACATTTAAGGAAAGAATGGATCCATTTGGAGTTAATATAGAGTTAATTACAAGATATAAAACTATTTCTGAAAAAGAAAATTTGTATAAAAAAATAAAAAATGGAAATGTAGATATAATAATAGGAACACATTCATTATTTTCAAAAAAAATAGATGTGAAAAATTTAGGTCTTGTCATAATAGATGAAGAACAAAAATTTGGTGTTTTACAAAAAGAAAAATTTAAAAAAATACAAATAGGAGTTAATATTCTAATGATGAGTGCAACTCCAATTCCAAGAACTATGTATAAATCAATGAGCGGACTTCAAGAAATTTCAACTATTTCAACTCCACCGTTTGGAAGAATTCCAATACAAACTTATGTTGGCTTATACTCTAAAAAAATAGTTAGAAAAGCACTTTTAAGAGAAAAATCAAGAAGTGGGCAAAGTATATTTATACACAATAGAGTTCAAGATATTGAAAATATATACAGTGAATTAAAAAGTATTGTTCCTGAATTGAAAGTAAAATATGTACATGGAAGAATGAAAAAATCTAAGTTTATAGATATAATAAATGATTTTTATAGTAATAAAATAGATGTGCTATTAGCAACAACTATAATAGAAAATGGAATTGATGTACCAAATGCCAATACTTTAATAGTTGATGATTCTTTTAGATATGGTATTTCACAGCTTTATCAAATAAAAGGAAGAGTAGGAAGAACTAATAAAAGAGCATTTGCTTATTTTATGTATAGAAATCAATTATTAAATGAAGATTCAAAAAAAAGATTAGAATCAATAAAGAGATTCAATGAACCAGGAAGTGGATTAAAGCTTGCGTTAAGAGATTTAGAAATAAGAGGATATGGAGATCTTTTAGGATTAGAACAGAAAGGTCATATAAATACTATAGGTTTGCATTTATATAAAAATATTTTAGAAAAAATAATGTTGGAAGAAAAAGTTACAGATGATGAAAAGATTAATTTAGAGTTTACAGATATTATAGGTATAAAAGGAAATATGATAATACCTGAAAATTATATAAACAATTCAATTGAAAGAATGAGAATATATAGAAGAATTTCAATTTGTAAATCAGAAAATGAAGTTATATCAATAAAAAATGAAATAGAAGACAGATTTGGAAGATTACCAAAAGAAATAAAAACCTTATTTGATTACGCAATAGTTAGAGTTAAAGCAACAAAATTAAAAATAGAAAAAATTGAAATAGGTAATGGATATATTTTATTCAAATATAATAAAGGTGCGATTCCTAAAATAGAAAATTTTTTAAAACATTCAAAATCTAAATTTCATAGTAAAACAAATGAAATTATATGTTACGGAACAGATGATGAAATAAAATTTCTTAACAAAGTATTGAGGTGA
- a CDS encoding sigma-54-dependent transcriptional regulator, translated as MRKILIVEDDISIGSMLKKFIESKDIEVEIAENGMKAKHISKKFFPDIILLDLKLPDIYGFDLIGDIKQYTKEIIIITAHGDIDDAVRATKMGVYDFFEKPIDFIKLGTSIENIYKMLDLKEKVENKKKNSNKIIGNSNAIRSLKLKIKKIAEKNISVLLLGESGTGKEVLARSIHNLSKRKKFVAVNCGAIPEELFESELFGYEKGSFTGADTAKPGKIEMADGGTLFLDEIGDLPKNMQVKLLRVLETKEVERIGSTKSKKVDIRIIAATNRKFDEMIKNGQFRDDLFFRISVIELIIPPLRERKEDIPELANYFVMNANEDLETNVKEISKEVLDSLVNYEWPGNIRELRNIIYAMVALSDGNILTCDMLPVKLKNINKNKEFLKIPLGLNLEEVEKIYIEETLKKIGNNKTQAAKMLGISKVTLFAKLKKWKEE; from the coding sequence ATGAGAAAAATACTTATAGTTGAAGATGATATTTCAATAGGGTCAATGTTAAAAAAATTTATTGAATCCAAAGATATTGAAGTTGAAATTGCTGAAAACGGAATGAAAGCTAAGCATATTTCAAAAAAATTTTTTCCAGATATAATATTACTAGATTTAAAATTACCAGATATTTATGGATTTGATTTAATTGGAGATATAAAACAATATACAAAAGAAATAATAATAATAACTGCACATGGAGATATTGATGATGCAGTTAGAGCTACTAAAATGGGTGTATATGATTTTTTTGAAAAACCAATAGATTTTATAAAATTAGGAACATCTATAGAAAACATATATAAGATGCTGGATTTAAAAGAAAAAGTAGAGAATAAAAAAAAGAATTCTAATAAAATTATAGGAAATAGCAATGCAATTAGAAGTTTAAAACTTAAAATAAAAAAAATTGCAGAAAAAAATATTTCTGTATTACTTTTAGGAGAAAGTGGAACTGGAAAAGAAGTTTTGGCAAGAAGTATACACAATTTAAGTAAAAGAAAAAAATTTGTAGCGGTAAATTGTGGCGCTATACCAGAAGAACTTTTTGAGAGTGAATTATTTGGATATGAAAAAGGTTCTTTTACAGGCGCTGATACAGCTAAACCAGGTAAAATAGAAATGGCAGATGGTGGAACATTATTCTTGGATGAAATAGGGGATCTTCCTAAAAATATGCAAGTAAAGTTATTACGTGTACTTGAAACTAAAGAAGTAGAAAGAATAGGTTCAACAAAATCAAAAAAAGTAGATATAAGAATAATTGCAGCAACAAATAGAAAATTTGATGAAATGATAAAAAATGGTCAATTTAGAGATGATCTTTTTTTTAGAATATCTGTAATAGAATTAATTATTCCACCTTTAAGAGAAAGGAAAGAAGATATACCAGAATTAGCAAATTATTTTGTTATGAATGCAAATGAAGATTTAGAAACAAATGTAAAAGAAATATCTAAAGAAGTTTTAGATTCATTAGTAAATTATGAATGGCCAGGAAACATAAGAGAATTAAGGAATATTATTTATGCAATGGTAGCACTTTCTGATGGGAATATTTTAACATGTGATATGTTACCTGTAAAACTAAAAAATATAAATAAAAATAAAGAATTTTTAAAAATACCTTTAGGGTTAAATTTAGAAGAAGTTGAAAAAATTTATATAGAAGAAACACTAAAAAAAATTGGTAATAATAAAACACAAGCGGCTAAAATGCTGGGTATAAGTAAAGTTACACTTTTTGCAAAATTAAAAAAGTGGAAAGAGGAATGA
- a CDS encoding ABC transporter permease: MKKTLKISKFEIKKIFRNRGIFLLMIIFPIIVAYLGAEFYPEKLVQNYKVAVYNEDNSFLGRFGFLFLKQFFKWENAKEIKNKTQLKEVIREKEFDSILVIPKGFMGNLKDYKETKLYLIPNPDKLQDSMAIYTVFNALFKELSGIPDIAGGSTTEFLLKGGITVDKNRKKPKLEVLVPDLNDGTTKKTNSIDLGFQEIFAPTISVIMVLLFSMIGVGNSIAHTKESGLFDIYRANGLKTYQFIGIKFNAYLVLGIVASFISWYMYRLFGVASQGNEFYVILIILSTVFAFTAFGILISSFVKNERSAAFLLTVTTGAMIVFGDVLLPIPSSSIVKNVSYAFPIKYAVDAWRKVSILGLGMKDIKLELLILILFGIISLIISNYVIGIVEKK; the protein is encoded by the coding sequence ATGAAAAAAACATTAAAAATAAGTAAGTTTGAAATAAAAAAAATATTTAGAAATCGTGGAATATTTTTATTAATGATTATTTTTCCAATAATAGTTGCATACCTTGGTGCTGAATTTTATCCTGAAAAACTTGTACAAAATTACAAGGTTGCAGTATATAACGAAGATAATTCATTTCTTGGAAGATTTGGATTTTTATTTTTAAAACAATTCTTTAAATGGGAAAATGCTAAAGAAATAAAAAATAAAACACAATTAAAAGAAGTTATAAGAGAAAAAGAATTTGATTCTATTTTAGTAATCCCAAAAGGTTTTATGGGTAATTTAAAAGATTATAAAGAAACAAAGTTATATTTGATACCAAATCCAGATAAACTTCAAGATAGTATGGCAATTTATACGGTGTTTAATGCTTTATTTAAAGAACTTTCAGGTATTCCAGATATTGCAGGTGGATCTACAACAGAGTTTTTATTAAAAGGTGGAATAACAGTAGATAAAAATAGAAAAAAACCTAAACTTGAAGTTTTAGTACCAGATTTGAATGATGGAACAACTAAGAAAACTAATTCAATTGATTTGGGATTTCAAGAAATTTTTGCACCAACAATTTCAGTTATAATGGTATTATTATTTTCTATGATAGGTGTTGGAAATTCAATTGCTCATACAAAAGAAAGTGGATTATTCGATATATATAGGGCAAATGGATTAAAAACGTATCAATTTATAGGCATAAAATTTAATGCATATCTTGTGTTGGGTATTGTTGCGAGTTTTATATCTTGGTATATGTATAGATTATTTGGAGTGGCTTCTCAAGGAAATGAATTTTATGTTATATTAATAATATTATCAACAGTATTTGCTTTTACAGCATTTGGTATATTGATTTCATCTTTTGTAAAAAATGAAAGATCAGCAGCTTTTTTATTAACGGTAACAACAGGAGCAATGATTGTTTTTGGTGATGTTTTATTGCCCATACCATCATCAAGTATAGTTAAAAATGTTTCATATGCTTTTCCAATAAAATATGCAGTAGATGCTTGGAGAAAAGTTTCTATACTTGGATTAGGAATGAAAGACATAAAATTAGAACTTTTGATATTAATTTTATTTGGAATAATTTCTCTTATTATAAGTAATTATGTTATAGGAATTGTAGAAAAGAAATGA
- the cheC gene encoding CheY-P phosphatase CheC: MSIYDRIDKVRLDALKEMGNIGAGNSATSISMMIDKKVDINVPEVKVLSLSDLWKVFKDPEEIVAGSMIGVGGDLDGAILFLMGTDSIKNMLEMMMLPKPEDLTQLDEITRSAIGEMGNIMCSSYVVALSNFTGLNIHSLPPNVVVDMITAIISEVSLLTTEGDDYIILIETDITLEDISKNIPGYIIYIPDQASLKKVLSKIGLGIDDE; the protein is encoded by the coding sequence ATGTCAATATATGATCGAATAGATAAAGTAAGATTGGATGCTTTAAAAGAAATGGGAAATATAGGTGCGGGAAATTCAGCAACATCAATTTCTATGATGATAGATAAAAAAGTTGATATAAATGTTCCAGAAGTAAAGGTTTTATCTCTTTCAGATTTATGGAAAGTATTTAAAGATCCAGAAGAAATTGTTGCTGGTTCAATGATAGGCGTGGGTGGAGATCTTGATGGAGCAATACTATTTTTAATGGGAACAGATTCTATAAAAAATATGTTGGAAATGATGATGCTTCCAAAACCAGAAGATCTAACACAACTCGATGAAATAACAAGATCTGCAATAGGAGAAATGGGAAATATAATGTGTAGTTCTTATGTTGTTGCACTATCTAATTTTACGGGATTAAACATACACTCTCTTCCTCCAAATGTTGTTGTGGATATGATTACTGCCATAATTTCTGAAGTTTCTCTTTTAACAACTGAAGGAGACGATTATATAATATTAATAGAAACCGATATAACTCTTGAAGATATATCTAAAAATATACCAGGATATATAATTTATATACCAGATCAAGCCAGTCTAAAAAAAGTTCTTTCCAAAATAGGGTTGGGGATAGATGATGAGTAA
- the mnmE gene encoding tRNA uridine-5-carboxymethylaminomethyl(34) synthesis GTPase MnmE yields the protein MIYDTIAAISTPNGTGALSIIRVSGKDIIKIIDKILKKKNFESKKMYYGWIYDNDEKVDEVTWVYHKSPNSYTGEEMLEIFGHGGKLITYKVYKTILKNGARPAVEGEFSKRAVLNGKMDLIKAESINDVIHANTEYALKASFKQLSENLSKKINNIKEKLLNVAARIEVEMDYPDDFEEDNYDLEKKLISIKEDSEKILKNSDNGIIAVQGLKVTIVGKPNSGKSTLLNALLKKDRAIVTDIPGTTRDTIEESLNIKGIYLKIIDTAGIRETKDIVEKIGVEKSKKSIDESDLILFVVDGTNKISKEDKEIYEYIQKKNKKRIILINKKDDVNFKEDLLNKFNKEIVLKISAKNQNVSELEDKIYEMYYKDLDIKDPTLITERQKYTFEEALENINSAIKGISQEIPNDIIMYDIKNSIKKIMELTGEDYTEELLNKMFSNFCVGK from the coding sequence ATGATATATGATACAATAGCTGCAATTTCAACTCCAAATGGAACAGGAGCGTTGAGTATTATAAGAGTTTCAGGAAAAGATATTATAAAAATTATAGATAAAATTTTAAAAAAGAAAAATTTTGAATCGAAAAAAATGTATTATGGCTGGATATATGATAATGATGAAAAAGTTGATGAGGTTACATGGGTTTATCATAAATCTCCAAATTCATATACTGGTGAAGAGATGCTTGAAATTTTTGGGCATGGTGGAAAATTAATAACCTATAAAGTTTATAAAACAATTTTAAAAAATGGAGCAAGACCAGCTGTTGAAGGAGAGTTTAGTAAAAGAGCTGTTTTAAATGGAAAGATGGATTTAATAAAAGCAGAATCAATAAATGATGTTATACATGCAAATACAGAATATGCTTTAAAAGCTTCTTTTAAACAATTATCAGAAAATCTTTCAAAAAAAATTAATAATATTAAAGAAAAATTATTAAATGTGGCAGCAAGAATAGAAGTTGAAATGGATTATCCAGATGATTTTGAAGAAGATAATTATGATTTAGAAAAAAAATTAATAAGTATAAAAGAAGATTCTGAAAAAATATTGAAAAATTCAGATAATGGTATAATAGCTGTTCAAGGATTAAAAGTTACAATAGTTGGAAAGCCAAACTCTGGTAAAAGTACACTTTTAAATGCATTATTAAAGAAAGATAGAGCAATAGTTACGGATATACCGGGAACTACAAGAGATACTATAGAAGAAAGTTTAAATATCAAAGGTATATATTTAAAAATTATTGACACTGCTGGTATACGTGAAACTAAAGATATTGTTGAAAAGATAGGTGTGGAAAAATCAAAAAAATCTATTGATGAATCAGATTTAATTTTGTTTGTAGTTGATGGAACAAATAAAATTTCGAAAGAAGATAAAGAAATTTATGAATATATACAAAAAAAGAATAAAAAAAGAATAATTTTGATAAATAAAAAAGATGATGTTAACTTTAAAGAAGATTTATTAAATAAATTTAATAAGGAAATAGTTTTAAAAATATCAGCAAAAAATCAAAATGTTTCTGAACTAGAAGATAAAATATATGAAATGTATTATAAAGATTTAGATATAAAAGATCCAACATTAATAACTGAAAGGCAAAAATATACTTTTGAAGAAGCCCTAGAAAATATAAATTCTGCAATAAAAGGTATATCACAAGAAATACCAAATGATATAATTATGTATGATATTAAAAATTCTATAAAAAAGATAATGGAACTTACTGGAGAAGATTATACAGAAGAATTATTGAATAAAATGTTTAGTAATTTTTGTGTTGGAAAATAA
- a CDS encoding FliA/WhiG family RNA polymerase sigma factor produces MKYKMNTDQVVKNFLPKIKMIALNLISGLPASVEIDDLIQEGVIGLLQAYGRYDAHNESGAQFYTYAMRRIRGAMFDYLRKIDWLPKEIRHLIKGYETLISTSEEFLTDKEIKEKLKINQKELNKIKLFLRKSQILKLDYYLTEDSDEYMFDGTSEEYDPEIIAYKSILKDKLKEKIENLKEKEKLLLSLYYEKGLTFKEIGEIMNVSESRISQIHSKLLIILRKQLKEGE; encoded by the coding sequence ATGAAATATAAAATGAATACAGATCAAGTTGTAAAAAATTTTTTACCCAAAATAAAAATGATAGCTTTGAATTTAATAAGTGGTCTTCCTGCAAGTGTTGAAATAGACGATTTAATACAAGAAGGAGTTATAGGACTCTTACAGGCGTATGGACGATATGATGCTCATAATGAAAGTGGAGCACAATTTTATACGTATGCAATGAGAAGAATTAGAGGAGCTATGTTTGATTATTTGAGAAAAATAGATTGGTTACCAAAGGAAATAAGACATTTAATAAAAGGTTATGAAACATTAATTTCAACATCTGAGGAATTTTTAACAGATAAGGAAATAAAAGAAAAATTAAAAATAAATCAAAAGGAACTAAATAAGATAAAGTTATTTTTAAGAAAAAGTCAAATTTTAAAACTCGATTATTATCTTACAGAAGATTCAGATGAATATATGTTTGATGGAACAAGTGAGGAATATGATCCGGAAATAATAGCTTACAAATCTATTTTAAAAGATAAATTAAAGGAAAAAATTGAAAATTTAAAAGAAAAAGAAAAGTTACTTCTTTCCCTTTATTATGAAAAAGGATTGACATTTAAAGAAATAGGAGAAATTATGAATGTTAGCGAATCTAGAATTTCTCAAATTCATTCAAAGTTATTAATAATCCTTAGAAAACAATTAAAAGAGGGTGAATAA
- a CDS encoding flagellar brake protein, whose amino-acid sequence MADFIEKVYAKSNIAPNLPAELDINEEFFKGKYKTIIHDYNSLNNTADIGYPIYKGAYIKIPMNVNMKVRIFSKTSVFLFKSKVIGKGEEGNIKFLTITVPSIIFKVQRRQFVRIPIILEGNFFIKKEYDELEIPPKYKFVTKDFSAGGISMVSKKKLNSGEEILINLRLNEKINIENFEARIIREIGTTDFGETIYGVKFLNVDSMLEKDFVKFIFRYEIEASKKNKKI is encoded by the coding sequence ATGGCCGATTTTATAGAAAAAGTTTATGCTAAATCAAATATAGCTCCTAATTTACCTGCAGAGCTAGATATAAATGAGGAATTTTTTAAAGGAAAATATAAAACAATAATACATGATTATAATTCTTTAAATAATACAGCAGATATAGGTTATCCAATTTATAAAGGTGCTTATATAAAAATACCAATGAATGTAAATATGAAAGTAAGAATTTTTTCTAAAACTTCTGTTTTTTTATTTAAAAGTAAGGTAATTGGAAAAGGTGAAGAGGGAAATATAAAATTTTTGACTATAACAGTGCCCTCAATAATCTTTAAAGTTCAAAGAAGACAATTTGTAAGAATTCCTATAATACTTGAAGGAAATTTTTTTATAAAAAAAGAGTATGATGAACTTGAAATTCCTCCAAAATATAAATTTGTTACAAAAGATTTTAGTGCTGGTGGAATTTCAATGGTATCAAAGAAAAAATTAAATTCAGGAGAAGAAATATTAATAAATTTAAGATTAAATGAAAAAATAAATATTGAAAATTTTGAAGCAAGAATAATAAGAGAAATTGGAACTACTGATTTTGGTGAAACAATTTATGGAGTAAAGTTTTTAAATGTAGATTCTATGTTAGAAAAAGATTTTGTAAAGTTTATTTTTAGATATGAAATAGAGGCTTCTAAAAAAAATAAAAAAATTTAA